The following coding sequences are from one Selenomonas sputigena ATCC 35185 window:
- a CDS encoding DUF4160 domain-containing protein — MPTISMFFGIIIRMYNNGEHNSPHFHATYQGNNAVFNMDGDLIEGDMPRKQVKLIAAWTEIHRDELLANWELAMSEQPLYKIAPLR, encoded by the coding sequence ATGCCAACAATTTCAATGTTCTTTGGAATTATCATTCGTATGTATAACAACGGCGAGCATAACTCGCCTCATTTTCACGCAACCTACCAAGGAAACAATGCCGTTTTTAATATGGACGGCGATCTCATAGAAGGCGATATGCCACGCAAGCAAGTCAAACTGATTGCCGCATGGACAGAAATTCATCGCGATGAGCTTCTTGCCAACTGGGAGCTTGCCATGAGCGAGCAGCCGCTTTACAAGATCGCCCCACTCCGCTAA
- a CDS encoding DUF2442 domain-containing protein, with product MENVKARDDYTLLITFTGGAQRVYDARPLLAKEIFAPLKSLPFFLRAKALYGTVIWSDDIDIAPEHLYECSIPVDRNRTA from the coding sequence GTGGAAAACGTGAAAGCACGGGATGACTATACCCTGCTCATCACATTCACAGGCGGCGCACAGCGTGTTTACGACGCACGCCCCCTGCTGGCAAAGGAAATCTTTGCCCCGCTGAAAAGCTTGCCTTTTTTCCTACGCGCGAAAGCATTATACGGCACGGTCATTTGGAGCGACGATATAGACATCGCACCGGAGCACCTCTATGAATGCAGCATCCCCGTTGATCGGAACAGGACGGCGTGA
- the rpsB gene encoding 30S ribosomal protein S2, whose product MAVVSMKQLLEAGVHFGHQTRRWNPKMAKYIFTERNGIYIIDLQKTVRKVDEAYNFLRSLAEEGKSVLFVGTKKQAQDAVKEEATKAEMFYVNERWLGGMLTNYQTIQKRIRRLKDLERMEEDGTFDVLTKKEVLQLRHEMTKLEKFLGGIKEMNRLPGALFVVDPRKERIAVAEAKKLNIPIVAIVDTNCDPDEIDYVIPGNDDAIRAVRLLTSAMASAIVEGRQGQAGAGEEAQDGKD is encoded by the coding sequence ATGGCAGTAGTTTCTATGAAACAACTTTTGGAGGCCGGTGTCCATTTCGGACATCAGACCCGCCGTTGGAATCCGAAGATGGCGAAATACATCTTCACGGAGAGGAACGGCATCTACATCATTGATTTGCAGAAGACCGTGCGCAAGGTTGACGAGGCGTACAACTTCCTTCGCAGCTTGGCGGAAGAGGGCAAGAGCGTTCTCTTCGTCGGCACGAAGAAGCAGGCGCAGGACGCTGTGAAGGAAGAGGCGACGAAGGCTGAGATGTTCTATGTCAACGAGCGTTGGCTCGGCGGCATGCTGACGAACTATCAGACGATCCAGAAGCGCATCCGCCGCTTGAAGGATCTTGAGCGCATGGAAGAGGACGGCACGTTTGACGTCCTGACGAAGAAGGAAGTCCTGCAGCTGCGTCATGAGATGACGAAGCTGGAGAAGTTCCTCGGCGGCATCAAGGAGATGAACCGTCTGCCGGGCGCACTCTTTGTCGTTGACCCGCGCAAGGAGCGCATCGCCGTCGCTGAGGCAAAAAAACTCAACATCCCCATCGTCGCAATCGTTGATACGAACTGCGATCCCGATGAGATCGACTATGTGATTCCGGGCAACGACGATGCGATCCGTGCCGTCCGCCTTTTGACGAGCGCGATGGCGAGCGCCATCGTCGAGGGTCGTCAGGGTCAGGCAGGTGCAGGCGAGGAGGCGCAAGATGGCAAAGATTGA
- the tsf gene encoding translation elongation factor Ts: MAKIDAKMVKELRERTGAGMMDCKKALTETDGDMDKAIDYLREKGIAKAEKKAGRIASEGVVAAYVADDAKVAALVEINCETDFVAVTEKFHELCDKIAKHIAETNPADVDALNASTLEGKTVAEIVTEAVASIGEKISLRRFERYENASGRIASYIHMGGKIGVLVDLSGGTAEIGKDVAMHIAASAPTAIDRSGVKAEDLEHEKEVLRAQALEEGKPEKIVERMVEGRINKFYQEVCLLEQPFVKDPDKKVQEILGDVKVERFVRFELGEGLEKKSEDFAAEVAAQIKG, encoded by the coding sequence ATGGCAAAGATTGACGCAAAGATGGTCAAGGAGCTGCGCGAGCGTACGGGCGCAGGCATGATGGACTGCAAGAAGGCGCTGACGGAGACCGACGGCGACATGGACAAGGCGATCGACTACCTGCGCGAGAAGGGCATTGCGAAGGCTGAGAAGAAGGCCGGCCGCATCGCGTCCGAGGGCGTCGTCGCAGCTTACGTTGCGGACGATGCGAAGGTCGCGGCGCTCGTCGAGATCAACTGCGAGACGGACTTTGTCGCCGTTACGGAGAAGTTCCACGAGCTTTGCGACAAGATCGCCAAGCACATCGCAGAGACGAATCCTGCCGACGTGGATGCCTTGAATGCGAGCACGCTTGAAGGCAAGACGGTGGCGGAAATCGTCACGGAAGCCGTCGCGAGCATCGGCGAGAAGATTTCGCTGCGCCGCTTCGAGCGCTATGAGAACGCTTCGGGCCGCATTGCAAGCTACATCCACATGGGCGGCAAGATCGGCGTGCTCGTCGACCTTTCGGGCGGCACGGCGGAGATTGGCAAGGACGTCGCCATGCACATTGCAGCGTCTGCGCCGACGGCGATCGACCGTTCGGGCGTGAAGGCGGAAGACCTTGAGCACGAGAAGGAAGTCCTGCGTGCGCAGGCTCTCGAAGAGGGCAAGCCCGAAAAGATCGTGGAGCGCATGGTCGAGGGTCGCATCAACAAGTTCTATCAGGAAGTCTGCCTGCTGGAGCAGCCCTTCGTCAAGGATCCGGACAAGAAAGTTCAGGAAATTCTCGGCGATGTCAAGGTCGAGCGCTTCGTTCGCTTCGAACTGGGCGAGGGTCTTGAGAAGAAGTCGGAGGACTTCGCGGCTGAGGTCGCTGCTCAGATCAAGGGCTAA
- the pyrH gene encoding UMP kinase has translation MDIASYKRVVLKLSGESLAGDQGFGIDLPTVDAIAAEVKKVREHGIDVAVVVGGGNIWRGLAGSDKGMDRAQADYMGMLATVMNSLALQSSLENIDVDTRVQSAIEMRQIAEPYIRRKAVRHLEKGRVVILAAGTGNPYFSTDTTAALRAAEIEADVILMAKKGVDGVYDSDPRKNPAAKRFTRLAYIEVLQRGLAVMDSTATSLCMDNKIPIVVFNIDKHENILKAAVGEDIGTIVGGEEA, from the coding sequence TTGGATATTGCCAGCTACAAGCGTGTCGTTTTGAAACTCAGCGGTGAATCTCTCGCAGGAGATCAGGGCTTCGGCATCGACCTGCCGACCGTCGACGCCATTGCGGCCGAGGTCAAGAAGGTGCGCGAGCACGGCATTGATGTCGCCGTCGTCGTTGGCGGCGGCAATATCTGGCGCGGCCTTGCGGGAAGCGACAAGGGAATGGATCGGGCGCAGGCGGATTACATGGGAATGCTCGCGACCGTCATGAATTCGCTCGCCTTGCAAAGCTCTTTGGAGAACATCGACGTCGATACGCGCGTGCAGAGCGCCATCGAGATGCGTCAGATCGCTGAGCCGTACATTCGCCGCAAGGCCGTGCGTCACCTCGAAAAGGGACGCGTCGTGATCCTGGCGGCGGGTACGGGAAATCCGTATTTCTCGACGGATACGACCGCGGCTCTTCGCGCCGCCGAGATCGAGGCGGACGTCATCCTCATGGCGAAGAAGGGCGTCGACGGCGTCTACGACTCCGACCCGCGTAAGAACCCTGCAGCAAAGAGGTTCACGCGTCTTGCGTACATTGAAGTTCTGCAGCGCGGCCTCGCCGTCATGGACTCGACGGCGACGAGTCTCTGCATGGACAACAAGATTCCCATTGTCGTATTCAATATTGACAAGCATGAGAATATCCTCAAGGCTGCGGTCGGCGAGGATATCGGCACGATTGTAGGGGGAGAGGAAGCATGA
- the frr gene encoding ribosome recycling factor, with product MIKDIFHAQEERMKKTLEALRRDFGSLRAGRATPALLDRVMVDYYGQPTPVSQVAAIAVPEPRMLMITPWEKTILHDIEKAIMKSDLGLTPNSDGTAVRLSIPQLTQERRTELVKSLNKKTEDAKVAIRNIRRDANEQMKKLEKAKEITEDDAKKGQDDMQKLVDKYIKAVDDARVVKEKEIMEV from the coding sequence ATGATCAAGGATATTTTCCATGCGCAGGAAGAGCGCATGAAGAAAACGCTCGAAGCGCTGCGCCGCGATTTTGGTTCGCTGCGCGCCGGACGCGCAACCCCTGCGCTCCTCGATCGCGTGATGGTCGACTACTACGGACAGCCCACGCCTGTGAGCCAGGTCGCGGCGATCGCCGTGCCCGAGCCGCGCATGCTCATGATCACGCCCTGGGAGAAGACGATCCTGCACGACATCGAGAAGGCGATCATGAAGTCCGATCTCGGGCTTACGCCGAATTCCGACGGCACGGCGGTACGGCTCTCCATTCCGCAGCTCACGCAGGAGCGCCGCACGGAACTCGTGAAGTCGCTGAACAAGAAGACGGAGGATGCGAAGGTCGCGATCCGCAACATTCGCCGCGATGCGAATGAGCAGATGAAGAAGCTCGAAAAGGCGAAGGAAATCACCGAGGACGATGCGAAGAAGGGCCAGGACGACATGCAGAAGCTTGTCGACAAGTATATCAAGGCCGTGGATGATGCACGCGTCGTCAAGGAAAAGGAAATCATGGAAGTCTGA
- a CDS encoding PASTA domain-containing protein: MEEVDVLGIPWQEAKERLEALGFLYEVEWTRPTRDFFPIDEQSPYVVRQRREGDKIKLVLAARLRKEVSCHGLQD, from the coding sequence ATGGAAGAAGTCGATGTTTTGGGCATTCCCTGGCAGGAGGCGAAAGAGCGTCTTGAGGCGCTCGGATTCCTCTATGAGGTGGAGTGGACACGTCCCACACGAGATTTTTTTCCGATAGATGAGCAGTCTCCCTATGTCGTGCGGCAGAGGCGAGAAGGCGATAAGATAAAGCTCGTGCTTGCAGCGCGGCTGCGAAAGGAGGTGTCCTGTCATGGCTTACAAGATTAG
- a CDS encoding DUF362 domain-containing protein: MAYKISEECISCGSCAGTCPVEAISEGESQYVIDEEKCIECGACAEGCPVSAISAP, encoded by the coding sequence ATGGCTTACAAGATTAGCGAAGAGTGCATTTCGTGCGGCTCGTGCGCCGGTACCTGTCCCGTCGAGGCGATCTCGGAGGGTGAGTCCCAGTACGTGATCGACGAAGAGAAGTGCATTGAGTGCGGTGCGTGTGCGGAAGGCTGTCCCGTCTCCGCGATTTCCGCGCCCTGA
- the purF gene encoding amidophosphoribosyltransferase yields the protein MSIHEECGVFGAFSPEPANVAAMTYYGLYALQHRGQESCGITVNDDGVFSSHKDLGLVNDVFSREILSRFPEGTMAVGHVRYGTTGATSRRNCQPLAINHQKGKLALAHNGNLSNADVLRDKLELAGAIFHTTIDTEIIAYLITQARLKTPSIEDAVSQTMNRLEGAYSLCLMSSAKLVAVRDPQGFRPLCYGKMPDGTWIVASESCALSAVGAEFERDLLPGEILVFTKDGMTSRLEHCHTKPRKSCVFEYIYFARPDSIIDGVSIHAARTRAGEILAAKHPVDADVVIGVPDSGLDAALGYSRASGIPYGIGLIKNKYIGRTFIAPGQENRVDKVRIKLNPIAETVYGKRVVLIDDSIVRGTTSKRITDLIRKAGAKEIHLRISAPPFLHPCYYGTDIDSADHLVAAHHTLEEITKIVGADTLGYLPIESLPALAGNIPCCDACFSGDYPTSIPKNTNKDRFEKKLSESEG from the coding sequence ATGAGCATACATGAAGAATGCGGCGTATTCGGCGCATTTTCCCCCGAGCCGGCGAACGTCGCCGCGATGACGTATTACGGACTCTACGCGCTGCAGCACCGCGGCCAGGAGAGCTGCGGCATCACCGTGAACGACGACGGCGTCTTTTCCTCGCACAAGGATCTCGGACTCGTCAACGACGTCTTTTCGCGCGAAATCCTCTCGCGCTTCCCCGAGGGCACGATGGCCGTCGGCCATGTGCGCTACGGCACGACGGGAGCGACGAGCCGCCGCAACTGTCAGCCGCTCGCCATCAACCACCAGAAGGGCAAGCTGGCGCTCGCACACAACGGCAACCTCAGCAACGCCGATGTCCTGCGCGACAAGCTCGAACTCGCGGGTGCAATCTTCCACACGACGATCGACACAGAGATCATCGCCTACCTCATCACGCAGGCACGGCTCAAGACTCCCTCCATCGAAGATGCGGTCAGTCAGACGATGAACCGCCTCGAAGGCGCTTATTCACTGTGTCTGATGTCGAGTGCCAAGCTCGTCGCCGTGCGCGACCCGCAGGGCTTCCGTCCGCTTTGCTACGGCAAGATGCCCGACGGCACCTGGATCGTCGCCTCCGAGAGCTGTGCGCTGAGCGCCGTCGGCGCCGAGTTCGAGCGCGACCTCTTGCCCGGCGAGATCCTCGTCTTCACGAAGGACGGCATGACGAGCCGCTTGGAACACTGTCATACGAAGCCTAGAAAATCGTGTGTCTTCGAGTACATCTACTTCGCACGTCCCGACTCCATCATCGACGGCGTTTCCATCCACGCGGCAAGGACGCGTGCCGGCGAGATCCTAGCCGCCAAGCATCCCGTCGACGCCGACGTCGTCATCGGCGTACCCGACTCGGGACTCGACGCGGCGCTCGGCTACAGCCGCGCCTCGGGCATCCCCTACGGCATCGGGCTCATCAAGAACAAGTACATCGGCCGCACCTTCATCGCACCTGGGCAGGAAAACCGCGTCGACAAGGTGCGCATCAAGCTCAATCCCATCGCCGAAACCGTCTACGGCAAAAGGGTCGTGCTCATCGACGACTCCATCGTGCGCGGCACGACGAGCAAGCGCATCACCGACCTCATCCGCAAGGCGGGTGCGAAGGAGATCCACCTGCGCATCTCCGCACCGCCGTTTCTCCATCCCTGCTATTACGGCACGGACATCGACTCTGCCGATCACCTCGTCGCCGCGCACCACACGCTTGAGGAAATCACGAAGATCGTTGGCGCCGACACCCTCGGCTACCTGCCGATCGAATCGCTGCCCGCACTCGCCGGCAACATCCCATGCTGCGACGCCTGCTTCAGCGGCGATTATCCGACGAGCATCCCGAAGAATACGAACAAAGACCGCTTCGAGAAGAAGCTCTCCGAAAGCGAAGGCTGA
- a CDS encoding ShlB/FhaC/HecB family hemolysin secretion/activation protein: MKNKLHHTLTRAVLLGLLASTAAVPAYAASSLSKPGQDIEGTLPRVEAGVENNMKKNTATNEVKFLVKNIQLDVEDEIKFNNAEVRDILLARIGKETTLAGLNDLQDQITAYCRSHGYPAAAAYLPAQESEDGNVIIKVIPGRYGDVKLDNKSRFKDAAAQGFLAGLRKGEIIRTKDLETALYTISDFSGARAVGTLSAGKSFGTSDVTVHIEDGKPSSSIVYAENYGGESTGRYRYGAQHSIYNVDGMGSKVNVGALISNKSLHNYYVNYEALVGHGGTSLGIGYSRMDYEVSGPLKRLGAHGTADTISIYGSRPVYHTTDEKLALTYGYDYRRLKDDMDAFGAQAASEKHSHGIHAGVEGFWRDRKNGLSLNYNFVLTAGKVSADSWYAKRLAQSAGTDGGFTKVEAKVTAVQSLGKQADVMVKLSGQMASKNLDSSEQMYLGGANAVRAYPQGTGTGDKGILGTVEFRYYTDVPGLVASTYFDAGRSSFDGDTTTLKGWGLGLAYNAPDWFARVDYARRIGLPRGEKSNMDRGRFWFLAGKIW; encoded by the coding sequence ATGAAAAACAAGCTGCACCATACTTTGACGAGGGCGGTGCTCTTGGGGCTTCTCGCGAGCACGGCGGCGGTGCCGGCGTATGCCGCGTCTTCGCTTTCAAAGCCCGGGCAGGACATCGAAGGGACGCTGCCTAGGGTAGAGGCGGGCGTCGAGAACAACATGAAGAAGAATACGGCAACGAACGAAGTGAAGTTCCTCGTGAAGAACATCCAGCTCGACGTCGAGGACGAGATCAAGTTCAACAACGCCGAAGTTCGCGACATTCTCTTAGCGCGCATCGGCAAGGAGACGACGCTCGCGGGACTCAACGACCTGCAGGATCAGATCACAGCGTACTGCCGCAGCCATGGCTATCCGGCTGCTGCCGCCTACCTGCCCGCACAGGAGTCTGAGGACGGCAATGTCATCATCAAGGTCATCCCCGGCCGTTACGGTGATGTGAAGCTCGACAACAAGAGCCGATTCAAGGATGCAGCGGCGCAGGGCTTCCTTGCGGGGCTAAGGAAGGGCGAGATCATCCGCACGAAGGATCTCGAAACGGCGCTTTACACGATCAGCGACTTCAGCGGCGCGCGCGCCGTCGGCACGCTCAGCGCGGGAAAATCGTTCGGGACGAGCGATGTGACCGTGCATATCGAGGACGGCAAGCCCTCTTCGAGCATCGTCTACGCAGAGAACTACGGCGGCGAGTCCACAGGACGCTATCGCTACGGCGCACAGCATTCGATCTACAACGTCGACGGCATGGGATCGAAGGTCAATGTCGGCGCTTTGATTTCCAACAAGTCGCTGCACAACTACTATGTGAACTACGAAGCGCTCGTCGGGCACGGCGGCACGTCGCTCGGCATCGGCTACAGCCGCATGGACTATGAGGTCAGCGGCCCGCTGAAGCGTCTGGGAGCACACGGCACGGCGGACACGATCAGCATCTACGGCAGCCGTCCGGTATACCATACGACGGATGAGAAGCTCGCCCTTACCTACGGCTACGATTACCGCAGGCTCAAAGACGATATGGATGCTTTCGGCGCTCAGGCGGCCAGCGAGAAGCACTCGCACGGTATCCATGCCGGTGTCGAAGGTTTTTGGCGCGACCGCAAGAACGGCCTTTCGCTGAATTACAATTTCGTGCTGACGGCGGGCAAGGTTTCGGCGGATTCGTGGTATGCCAAGAGATTGGCGCAAAGTGCGGGCACGGACGGCGGCTTCACGAAGGTGGAAGCCAAGGTTACAGCCGTACAGTCGCTCGGCAAGCAGGCGGATGTCATGGTAAAGCTGTCGGGGCAGATGGCGTCGAAGAATCTCGACAGTTCCGAGCAGATGTATCTGGGCGGCGCCAATGCCGTACGCGCCTATCCGCAGGGTACGGGAACAGGTGACAAGGGGATACTCGGTACGGTTGAGTTCCGCTACTACACCGATGTGCCGGGGCTCGTCGCGAGCACCTACTTCGATGCCGGCCGCAGTTCCTTCGATGGCGACACGACGACGCTCAAGGGATGGGGTCTCGGACTCGCCTACAATGCGCCCGACTGGTTTGCTCGCGTCGACTATGCGCGCCGCATCGGCCTTCCTCGCGGCGAAAAATCGAACATGGATCGCGGCCGCTTCTGGTTCCTTGCGGGCAAGATCTGGTAA
- a CDS encoding AbrB/MazE/SpoVT family DNA-binding domain-containing protein: MKATGIVRKVDELGRVVIPIELRRTLGIAERDALEIYTDEDRIVLRKYEPTCTCIFCGSVDDVSLFKGRNVCKKCAMDMKKEAV, translated from the coding sequence ATGAAAGCCACAGGAATCGTCAGAAAAGTTGACGAACTCGGTCGTGTCGTCATACCGATCGAGCTGCGCCGCACGCTCGGCATCGCAGAGCGCGATGCCTTGGAGATCTACACCGATGAGGATCGCATCGTGCTCAGAAAGTACGAGCCAACCTGCACGTGCATCTTCTGCGGCAGTGTAGACGACGTGTCGCTCTTCAAGGGGCGCAACGTCTGCAAAAAGTGCGCGATGGATATGAAAAAGGAAGCCGTATAG